The DNA sequence CCATCTCCACTCTCCTTCCCTCCATAACCACCGCAACCCACCACCACCTCCCAGCAGAGCAGCCGCCGCCCGTTCCTCCTCACccctcctccttctcctcttctccttctcctttctCACCATACCCCCTCTTCTATCCCCTGCCCCGTCACCGACCTCAACCCCATCGCCGTCACACCCAGACCACTGACCACCATCCCAGGTCAGACACCCCTaaatatagctagataataactatatacatatatatacatacaacatcccaggtcctgacttgttcaagaggtccctaagctggcacccaggctagcctagactctatactcacctagtccctctaaactactaaagcgagggaaagtacgttctaagtcttcaaaactcaagtcaggtgaaacatcatcaaaaggtagaacattatttgttactcctctgcacgatcagacattgccatatgacgtctctctggtacctcatcaagtagccacacaacaggagtctcgtacacaggatttaggttaaagttcaCGTACAAACGGGGTGCGGacattggctggtctcacagtatatacatataaacagagaatgggatttaccctagactcagaagactacctggAGCGGAATCCTTTTTGCAAACGGTCGTCAGCGAACTATGGAAAGAAACTcttgcttccatctgaagggggaagggagagagaaggggtaagaactggggagttcttagtagggtcggggttattagttaagttcattaattctATGTTGTTTGGCAGATGAATAACAGAATATAGATGAGCAGTAAATAGaagacagataaatagagaaaatagagaaaacagaaaaagatcacaaacaggagaatacaagaaagtaaaacacagacacaaacacagagaatagaatataaacaaagaaagcatacattcatgcaacaatcataatagagaaaatgcacaaccaagtatgatgcatgtctgtcctatgcaggccatgagctcacgtgtcggtttacaccctgcatcccgacattacctaggaacaagtcccagatatggcttccctttgtgtccttagtgcatatgtgtcggtggtaagaataccactccttcgtgactaccggcagtcggcgcaaagcccgaccccataatatacgcacaaggggaaacagtgatcctcagttcgtgggcatccccgagatcaattcacaacaataaaatagagatcttcagttcgtgggttattccccgagatcattacacaataacatagtgatcttcagttcgtgggttatacccgagatcaacatacaacgattcatgggttattcccgtaatcaatgattatcagtccgtgggtttttcccgcttataaaacaaataacaatttatggGTCTTCCCGAGATCAATGatcattcagttcgtgggtacttCCCGAATTCAACCAATTATCAGTTCATGGGTGTCCCCCGTAGTTAAACAACTAACAGTTCGTGGGGTATTCCCACCTTTTATCGTTTTTCGTTATCCTTTCTCAACCTCAACAAATCCACAAATCAATCTTCATTTCCTTTTTCCCTTTGAATCCTTAACACATATTTctaaacctttcttaactttctctttatctctttactctgctctaatTACTCTGTTTTCtgtatctctttatttttctctgattactatttcctttatatatatgttactcttcttttctttatctcttttctcaactctgattattctgttctctgtgtttcccTACTCTCCTCTgattttctctgcttaacatatatagttgaagcttatgtaaatttcggtatgaatagttagcctgtcccaagtataggttcattaagtctatactgaaatagtttaacttttcatataatacctaaccctagtcgcaactcaaggactaactatgttgccctagttcgttcactaatctctgtctgtttttctgccattaaaacattacagactttttctttgacttttatcttttcttcaacctttatcttttctttatcttttcctcactaacatgttattaccactccctaagtgttttatgaaggtaattatgagattctgcacttaaagttgtctttctaaagcttttacagaaaactgcctttttcgcattattttattatttttattaaaatattatttttaattaaatattattatttaatattttattattatttattattttattattaaattttcgaaaattaactttactttaacctttaacctttaaaattcactttttaccacccgtaacttttaatatttctacttttaccaccctaactttcagaaattacaaaataacccctcaaacaccaaaataattacttccttgcccttttatgaatcaaaaaggtgttcttcattgttcttcaccacactcaaagtgttcttcgtgttcttcataaattcttcagattctttctctgttttcacccgtttttcaatcttttcagcaaccgatttttaccaaaattcataataaattcctagccactaaaaccccatctttttcacatgatttcaacacaaattgaacttcaatttagggcctagggttcgtttttccagcagccacaagaacacatattcatagcttgaatttcatcaaatttcatcaaaatttcaccaaattttcaccaagaatcattcatatatgcaaccaatttttagcacagccaaataatacaacattcacacatctcaaacacaaataatcaagattaatttcgtgacaccctaccttgattttgctgctcctaattcagttagactttcaggtggtccttaagcactttttcttcctaaatcacatcaagaacaactttaaatccacaaactctcaactgaccaaatctcccTCAGCAcgttaggaagagatatctcaccttagacttgctggaaattaacgtttcttggccctcaagtcaagttaagcatgattcctaaggaaaaacatcaagaaaacacatgtttacatgcttttccttgaaaaccaaattgaagagggagggagacagccatctcaccttatttccagccttgatatgttatatggttatgtagaggaataagagaggatcattttggtgaaatcggagttttgatttgagttttagttcagaagaaatcaagctttgaagatttatgaaccaagaactttctctcctttttctcttggtgattttcggccacaatgagcaaatgaggcagccttgggggttttgggggtgtaaggtgagttgtgattggttgaattggaggtggattaaaataatattaaaatatctctggtgtataactactaaaactaggtgtatcggaacacttgtaaaaacatctctaaaaattattttatgagctactagcataaatgatactagtaacatatttattatgagaataaaacatgtatgatgaggccttagcattgctaaagtcatcagagagtgctggtgctaagctgcaccagtaaaccgtaaacccggttaaaccgattttctgtttttaactaaaacagaccaggtaaccttataatatatttcaagcaacttctaatactaatataatgataatattatactattatctttcttctctcatgaatcgagtccggttcatcaaactgagcctatttacgaaaactagaatcaaaactcctaaccgatacggttcaaaaactaggttctccgTGGCCGCGTTGtcgagcttgcctcaaaagaggttttggcttaaagatgtcataatgacaatgaggattgagatgcttgatgatatataataggtcttccctttactgatcttccggagaaatcCGTGTCTTCAGAAAAGATCTAGCGTACTCGAAAATtggggttgttacattctaccttcctaaaagaaaattttgccctcaaaatttgaGGCGTAGGTAAAAAGTTGCAATGATATCTGACTTAAGCAAATTCTTAGCATAGAACTTACCTCGAGCGATAGATCCAAACTTTATAGTGTTGCCAGCAGACTCATCTACCATTCTTTTCCGACAGTCTCTTGCCCGATGTCCTTCCTTATTACAATAGTAACATAAACCTGTTCTAACCCGGCAAAGCCTACTACCATGGTTCTTTCCACAAGTTGGGCATATTACACCATTCTGAGCTTGGTGAGGTTGACTCTCATGTCCTTGTCGAATGTCACGGTTATTGTCACTACCATTATTGCGAGTTAGAAGGCTGACAGCTCGGTGGTTTCCATTCCAATGCTGGAATAGACCAATGGCTTTAAAGTTGTGACCTTGAGGGGCTAAATTCTGAACAAAGTCTCTTTGTAAATCCTCCCTACGACTTGCTCGAGCTATTGCCAACTTCTTTGAACATTCTTCCACTAGTTTACTTTTATTCACTAGTTCAGCAAAATTTCGTATCTCTAGCGGAACAACAGAATTCATCAGTTCTTCTCGGAGTCCTCCTTCAAACTTTaaacacttccattcctcaaagTCTGCTGGGTTCCCTTGACAAATCTTGGAGAAACGACACAAGTCATCGAATTTACGGGCATACTCAGCAATAGTCATATCTCCTCGTTTCAGCTGCATAAGCTCCATCTCCTTGGCATCACGTGCTGCTCTCGGGAAATACTTCTTATAAAATTCATCCCTAAAGGTATCCCAAGGAATGTCATTTTCATTCTGTTGCAGTAGTCGCTGTATCCCCTGCCACCAATGCTCCGCTTCTCCTTCCAGCATATAAGTAGCGAACTCCACGTGTTGGCCTTCCGGAACATGCTGCGCCCTCAGTGATCGTTCAATACCTCGAAACCAGTTATCAGCGTCAGTCGCAACGAGTGtacccttgaacttaggcggattaaccttcaaaaaggtCGCAAGGGTCATAGGTCTTTCAGGATGCCCTAAGTTGTTCTCATCATTCCTACTATCTTCCCCATGCTCATTCTCATTCCTGTTTCTCACTCCAAGACGGTCAACAGCCCTAGCCGCTGTAACTGCAGCCTCACGCACTGCCTCAGCTACAGCGTTCATAGTAGTCATAAACGTTTCCTATTCTCTCTCTCGGTTATCACTAGGGGTTCCTTCTCGCGCACTCCGTCTCTGTGGTCTCATTGTAGTcctgttcacaccaaacaatcgttattaaggtgatcagtctcaataccTCAAGTTAAGTGTGAACATTCccaaaataaaaacatagaaacGATCATGCAACACATATCATTGAGATATCCTATAAGCATGAGACACACAACAGAGtctgcaatgaagcatagtcagtccactccccaggctctactgagaacgaactgctctgataccaaattgtaacgacccaatttctggtacgtcatgatcatactagaaactgagcgctaccaacttgtctacctaattattatctattatttattatatgagcctgattcgtttttaaaagcgtagttattttacgaggtacttttttttttgaaaaacatttggattaataaacagaatcattcataagcaattcacaaataataatagataaaacagttatagacaaccacacataaatacatctcaAGCAGTTGATAACATTCCGTGATCCAGCTTTATTAGAACATAGACTGTTAGTTAAAACACCCCTaaatatagctagataataactatatacatatatatacatacaacatcccaggtcctgacttgttcaagaggtccctaagctggcacccaggctagcctagactctatactcacctagtccctctaaactactaaagcgagggaaagtacgttctaagtcttcaaaactcaagtcaggtggaacatcatcaaaag is a window from the Arachis stenosperma cultivar V10309 chromosome 3, arast.V10309.gnm1.PFL2, whole genome shotgun sequence genome containing:
- the LOC130966222 gene encoding uncharacterized protein LOC130966222 → MTTMNAVAEAVREAAVTAARAVDRLGVRNRNENEHGEDSRNDENNLGHPERPMTLATFLKVNPPKFKGTLVATDADNWFRGIERSLRAQHVPEGQHVEFATYMLEGEAEHWWQGIQRLLQQNENDIPWDTFRDEFYKKYFPRAARDAKEMELMQLKRGDMTIAEYARKFDDLCRFSKICQGNPADFEEWKCLKFEGGLREELMNSVVPLEIRNFAELVNKSKLVEECSKKLAIARASRREDLQRDFVQNLAPQGHNFKAIGLFQHWNGNHRAVSLLTRNNGSDNNRDIRQGHESQPHQAQNGVICPTCGKNHGSRLCRVRTGLCYYCNKEGHRARDCRKRMVDESAGNTIKFGSIARGKFYAKNLLKSDIIATFYLRLKF